A window of Fragaria vesca subsp. vesca linkage group LG7, FraVesHawaii_1.0, whole genome shotgun sequence contains these coding sequences:
- the LOC101305401 gene encoding ORM1-like protein 3-like, whose protein sequence is MASLYVKAVPPADLNRNTEWFMYPGVWTTYILILFFSWLLVLSIFGCSPGMAWTIVNLSHFLVTYQFFHWKKGTPFAEDQGIYNGLTWWEQMDNGKQLTRNRKFLTVVPVVLYLIASHTTDYQHPMLFLNTLAVIVLVIAKFPNMHKVRIFGINGDK, encoded by the exons ATGGCGAGCCTCTATGTGAAAGCTGTGCCTCCTGCGGATCTGAATAGGAACACAGAGTGGTTCATGTACCCTGGGGTTTGGACCACCTATATTCTCATCCTCTTCTTCTCTTGGCTCCTCGTGCTCTCGATCTTTGGCTGCTCTCCTGGCATGGCTTGGACCATTGTCAATCTCTCTCATTTCTTG GTAACTTATCAATTCTTCCACTGGAAAAAAGGAACTCCCTTTGCCGAAGACCAGGGGATCTACAATGGACTGACTTGGTGGGAGCAGATGGATAATGGAAAGCAGCTCACCCGCAACAGGAAGTTCTTGACAGTTGTTCCCGTGGTGCT GTACTTGATAGCTTCACACACAACTGACTACCAGCACCCGATGCTCTTTCTCAACACTCTTGCAGTCATTGTTCTAGTGATTGCCAAATTCCCCAATATGCACAAAGTCCGAATTTTTGGAATAAATGGAGATAAGTGA